In Metopolophium dirhodum isolate CAU chromosome 9, ASM1992520v1, whole genome shotgun sequence, the genomic window atctattattattatttactcatgCTAACATTCATTTATACGATTAAATACAACGGTAAATGAGAGGAAAACGGCTAATAGAGACTAAAAGTATTCATATTGTTCCAACTgcagttgttatattatatcagtacGATTGAACAAAAAGAACAATTCTTTAtcgtataattacaatacattttaaattaaacattaatatgatAGTATACTATCAAACTGTACGGCGTTTTTTAACGCGAGATTAAAACATTAATGATACAAATAATAGTTCTTGAACCGTGAAGATGTTATCCGACAGAAATTAAAGATAAAGAaagtcaatttaataataatatttatcaataacgATTTAGAGGTGTtctaattaaattcaaatttaaattatacaaacgaATTAATTACGCGCCTATGTAGGTACTCGATAAATCTATTAAGACGTgttctttttataaaattttattacaaatatttgattttacatgTTGACAATAACGCGTAACTCGTAACTATTTATACTTCTTTCTACAGTAATAACTAAAGAGCGATATAATTCttacgatttatttttacatggcgtatataatatgacgttatGGACCAAAATATTGTCGCACGAATAATAGTtccaactgaaaaataataaaattgaatattactaTCAAGAGGTTCCAATCAAAAAAATGGATTACCAAAACTGAATAgagttacttattttaaatattattcgcaTGATTAAacgagtaaaaattaatattaacaatactcGCGGGGGTCgggaagtataataatattataatatattattgtgtacttgTCTTCTGACGACAATAGCATGGCATggggttattacttatttgtttacGGTGGTTTATTTCAACAAAAGCCGCCCGATGATATAACAATGACAAACTTCAAACAAAAATCCAAGACCACAAccgtaaattgtaatttatcgatttatagccgtataggtatataataggtaggtgcgCGAAAATAGAATTCCTCACAACTTTTAGTTTTCACTTTTTTCCCGGCAAACTAAGTAGATTTCAATTTCGCGCTCATtgttgcacacacacacacacacacacacacacacacacacatacacacacacacataggtaGTATTATCATTGGGCTGTCCGCGCACGTATGAACAGGAGAAACGATAAGCCTTGTCTTTGAGCACGTATACACTCAGAGCTGTCAGCGGGCacgaatgaatatattttatttttaaaacgaataatatttcgCAAAAACCGCAAGTCATCAATCACAAGTGGGTAAATGCCGGTGATGTAGTGCCGCCACAAGTAAGAGGAGAAaagtgaagaaaaaaaaaaaataaatatatatgaaacgATCTTGCCATCTGCTTGATACCGTTCCAGTCAAACAGTTTTATCACTCTGCGCTACACGACGTGTTTCCTCATAAATCTACAGccgtcaaaattatttttatttttcattttttttttcccccccCATCGCGTCGTCCcgcatataattttatcatttcgAAAGCGACATGATTGATTTCCGTTGTTGCGGTTATGTTCTTCTCCTCGTTGTAGTGGTCGCCGCCGTTGTTGTTTCAATCATTTTTCGTAAAGGTCCACTTAATCGCGTCTCGCAGCGGAAAcgtttaaaatacattcaactcggaatatatatatatatatgcaatgACCGTACAATTTAGTAATATCAAACGCCATCCTCGCGTCTTGAATCATACAAGTCAAATGAAATTTGCATGTCCGAAAACCCGagtcttgtaaaaaaaaaaaaattcacaaaacaCCACGTGAATTTGCCGACACGAGCTGCGGcagtattgatttaaatattgcgAATAAAAccgtaatattacataatatcaagTCAAATATTTCTATTCGTTTATTTTCTAGGTAGCtagtacattttatacaaatacaaatttaaaagattattcagatttaaatatttacaaaatatggttttgtgatatttaatataaaaattattgtaacttaaataataggtacctactacaatttattacatttgaaatttaactaTGCTAACATATGTGTTTATTAAATGATCactgttcacatattattatacacgtcacTCTTCCcaatatttcaaaacataataatgtctTGATATTTTTTCCATCCATttatctgaaaaataataatatgtttaggtatTATTTGAACACAAAATTATGATTACTTAagttaatgtaattattacaagaaaatatcatataaacattttattcttattcGTATTTCTTAATTTCTTTATGTCAGCCAACTATCCGaaatatgtattaaacatttcatttttgagcaaaaaataattatcagttAGGTacccaaattaaaaaaatagcagctataaaaaaatattgcgaGTGACGTAATTTCTTGTGTTTCATTTGAAATCAAATGTGTAACAAAAATaactacttaacaataatacatcatttttgaataatattccaTAATATGGAAACCCTACACCAGTGGTGTCGTAGACAAGGGGGCACGTGGGGGGacagaccccccccccccatcggctttttattaccttttttaaaaagttttgagagggtgagggattttccaattttcccctCCAATTTAGCTAtgtcgttttctttttttgattcccccccccccccactttctgaaatcatgtctacgccactgccctgcacacacacacacacacacactcagaaaactatttaatattcatcAATCACAGAATTAAAAGCATTTAGCGatgccaaatatttaaaatcgacTTTGACATGTTTTGTTGTTTTCGAATGCACAATCAGAAATATGACTCAGAATTTCGGAGagtatattgaattaatatcatattagatGTACCGtagaatatgtaaaataaaaaaacgttaatAAATGTATGCATGCGCGTGTACAATGAACGCATACgcatgtacctactataatatataggtactttatgaaCGCACAAATggcacaataaattaatttatatttcactaGGTTCTACAATAGAATATGCCGACGACctaaacaaacaaattttaacgAATGGATCACATCTATTCGAACGGTTTCCGTGCATTCGTGCGGCGACACTgactgaaatatattatattactgcaaAAGCATTTGAATAACATCGATCCgagtaaaatatcaataatataatgttattatgcgatgataaaaaaataatcataggaCAAAACTCGTCAACGCTATAATATTGTCTTGCGTGCATACTGTAACAACGTAAAAATAAGGTAAACACATAAAAAAGGACTGCACATTGTCAATGTAGCCATGTCAAAATCGGATGTTAAAGTTAGGAACCTGTATGATTCTGTGCGCACTTTATGAGTGCATACTGCatatacactaaaaaaaactaataactgtacttaatattttatgctattGGTTTAATAATTGCAGTATGACAGTTTTATCACGGTCATTGATACGGTGTTCGCTCATCTTTTTCAGATATCGTCTGATGCAATGTGCATGATGGGTGCTTGCGTGTGTGTAATAATACGTCGATTATCATGTCGAATGTTCGCCGATCTAAAACCCCCGGACCGCGAGTATACACGATACTTAAACTTAAAACGATAACAGACATGCATAAGATATGTTGGTATAGAAACACGTTACAACACGTCACACGTATGGTACAAAAAGTTATCAAAATCGATAAAGAATGGTGATAAATCCGAGTGGAGCGATTCCAATATAGGATATTCAGCGATCGTAgtgttattattgcattttggcgtgtacctatatatactgtaCGTGTACCTGTATATATTTGGTATAAATAATCATCCTTATACCTTAAAATAATATCCAACCGAGTGGTGCGTTATTGTACACTGCTACCAGACGCCTCACTCGAAGGTATAAAACTGCGTGAACGGTGAGAGACTTTCGAGTGCtttcgaataaataattttaaattgtttcgctattgataattaaatattttttttttctctcgttGTCGTCGAGGTACCTATCGTTACGAACGGCCAAAAATGTAACAATGTATTCGCTGCATggaacgtattataataattatgagacgtatataataatatgatgatggcGTTCATATTTAACGCCTTATCGACTCTCTGCTAAATAAGACGTCGTTACAACGCCGTGCTTAATACCTCACCGTCGTACAATTAAGTTTAATTGGTATGCTCGCAGAACGGTTTTAATTCCAAACGATTAGTATTACCTACCCATAGTATATATTGATAAACGCAAGGCCGTAactgaggggggggggggggggtccagggGTCCGGACCCCTCccgaaatttttaaaagtagaaaCATTTTAGCGgtgaatatagtttataaactataaattgtattaaataataattgtatatttttgttaaaacagtaatttaaaataagattaaatttatcattttattttatttcaacgcCGTAATAAAGATTAGGATCAATAGATACGATTAGGTACTagcatttataatcaatggtactagttacaataaaatgtgattgtcacaactcacaagtgatataaacttatatatgaAATACGGGCGCAGAAAATCCAATTGTAATTCAATTCTGATTTGTTTCcgtgtatatactttttattaaaagttttagCTGCATTACCAGTTTCAACTGCAACACCCGAGAGAACGTTCTCAACGCTGAAACGGACGAAAACATTTTTGCGAAACGCTATTGGACAAAACCGTTTAAATGGCCTAGCATTATTAAGTgttcatagaaatattaaagTGGATCCCGAAGACGTCCTGAATAAATTTGCACTTCAAAAAGATAGagctattttactaatataaaaattttatattagtaaaatagtttattttataataaaatattcgacATATTGCATGCTTAtagactataaattaataattattttgtaaatttaatattgaaaaaattgtattttatattttatcttttttttgatttgtgcttttgtaatgtgaataatagttaaatagtctatatatgtatataaacaatcaactattatgtttatgtaaattgaatattataataatgacctaatatgtttttaataatgataataatacaattttatatttttaacgtaaaaATGAAGTGTttagtatctatatttaaaaaaatgttggaccCCCCAGAAATTTTTTGCCAGTTACGGCCTTGGATAAATGTGCCAAATTAATAATGTACTGCGAACAAAAAGCTACagaataagtaatttattatgtatggtTTAAGTCGTTTGATCGAAAAACTtcattatagtaggtaggtacggtGTGTGACTCACATGTAACATTCAttgacaataattgtaaaacgtCGGTTGCCAACACAGAAGATCCAATATTCTAAGACGGCTTATTTTAAAACCCATAGAATATGCATACATTTTCGCATTCTTCGAATGTGTCAAATCGATTATCGTTGCCACCACAACCGAAGTAAATGAATTCTGAGCAGTCGTCATTAGTTGAGTCAAAGTAGTATTTTACTCTCAAAGTCAATCGATTTCCACAACTGCCTTCGTCTGGTGGCAAGAAACAGCGACCTGCgggtataacatataaaaacaataggTGAATATTGATTCGACAATTATTTAAAGTGCGATTGCACTGCGATGAGTATTGGTGAGTGataacaaaaactaataactaaattgatttaacaatttttttttttttcaaatcttaaaaaataaaagtcatCAAATATGGTACGTCCGTGTCTGCAGTTATCTccttaaaattatgtacctactactatCTATCGTTCGTTTTACAAAGGGTTTAAGTAggtcgatattataatattattaattgatgatattatacgaTTTGGCAATGCACAAAAGCCATACGTAATCACTAATCACACTATCTTTATGAAGTACGTTGATTTttgttacctacctatctacctgTGCACATTAAATTACAATGATTAATAACCAAAGACATTTGCGCAGaccgttataattattttcgacgtgctattgaattatataatattatctgagaTCAAAAAGGTCTAAAGcagttacttatattatagctGGTACCTGCGTACATCAATTACGATTACTTTTATTTCCGTTAATGGTTTAACGCGttacctttaataataattaaaagtaaaacagtaaaacgttgcgaattattttattgtgctaAACCAATAATGATTAATTGAAATCTAACGTGGATAATAACTACCGtcatattagccattaggtgtAATAAAATTGAgcgtacaattttattatttgtaaatatctttaaaattgaataagtcAACATTTAatctgtaaaaaatgtaatacctagATATTGTAATAGGTAGATAGTAACAAATGTTAATCGTATCATTAAAAACATCTAAATTCCATACCTATAGCCACCTAGCTAGGTCCTAATATTggtcataattgttttttatcttCGAACATTGAATAGTAATGAAACAAATGAATTGGTATACTTTTCATGTGAACACTTTAGAATATTCTGCTCATAGCCCATAGGTTCTATTATTATAGATCAGGACCTTTTTGACGGATCAAATAGGAACAAATTTTGGCTAAATCGAAgaaaccataaaaaatatagtacaatatttaccGATTTCTTAGTCACATTAGTAGATTTTTTCGATAACGGATTTCAAAAACAAAGGATAACTAAATcaactatcattattttatactatgaaATAACCAAGGCtgagcattaacgagttaaaaagttaaagttaagttaaaaagttaattttattttaaatttttaactttactgttaaattactaaatttctttcttaattaacgtgaaattaacgagttaatttttcattttaagaagtaagctATAAGTTaagagtttataatatttcactatttcagtctattttgttttcatgtcaaaaaatatgtatcgtaaattgtttgaagctaaaaatttatatcattcgaatctaacttatatggaaatactgtatgaagtataaacactatgtcctataatttagttttgggttggaaaaaaattaagtacgctagcgttgtataaacaaattaacttttttttaatctaataaaaaaattaacaaaaagtgtgtattaacttttaacttaacggagttaacctatagttaaattaacttttaactttttgttattggtgcataatattaacttaatttaactgagttaaaaaaaaatcattaacttgcccagccttggaaaTAACACTTTAAAATTTCAACATAATCAATCGATTTCTACAGTTTTCAACAACAGAAATAAATAAaccattataatttacttttttatacatttacaaacATATCGTTAAATAtgtagttatacatttatttatttatttatttatttatttatttttataaacggaCATGAGTCCTTAACAAATTTTTGTGTGTAtacatggtaataataataggtaccttatatagttacaagttacaaatatAGACAAGAATATTAAAAGAGTAAATAACAACAAAGAAAGAAGTAGGGCGAGACATGCTAAACAAAATCAAAGGTAATGGAATTACCCGCAGCCATTAGGGTATTAGAAGGACAGTTcatcatataatttgttttatatgggACGGGATGGAATAAATCATTGCATCTTGTGTTACGGTGATTTACTTTAAAACGGATAAGGGAAAGGAGCTCATCACAATCGACATTCCCTAAGagtaaattgtgtaaaaattttGATAGAAGTAAAGTGCGTCTAGTTTTGAGCGGAAGGagattgataaatgataaaactgAATCATAGGAACTATGAGGTGGTCTATAGATA contains:
- the LOC132952884 gene encoding isoinhibitor K-like, yielding MDPRRRNNSYLVIACTLALGILICMPVTARSFTRGRCFLPPDEGSCGNRLTLRVKYYFDSTNDDCSEFIYFGCGGNDNRFDTFEECENVCIFYGF